One stretch of Hevea brasiliensis isolate MT/VB/25A 57/8 chromosome 12, ASM3005281v1, whole genome shotgun sequence DNA includes these proteins:
- the LOC110640523 gene encoding WRKY transcription factor WRKY24: protein MAFSSGSLDTSANSHPSSFSFSTHSCMTNSFSDLLASGADDESLNTKIENHRRGLSDRIAERTGSGVPKFKSLPPPSLPISPPAVSPSSYFAIPPGLSPTELLDSPVLLNTSNILPSPTTGTFPAQAAKWNTNSGRNQQNVKQEDPNFSDFSFQPPTRPPTSSSTMFQSSNTTIQTEQQQGWSFQESVKQDDFASGKSTQSFSPEIAAIQTNAQSNNGFQSDYGGGQKQQYQSARDQRRSEDGYNWRKYGQKQVKGSENPRSYYKCTYPNCPTKKKVERSLDGQITEIVYKGSHNHPKPQSTRRSSSSSSSVSNQAIIAPNPASNEMQDQSLVIHGSGQMDSVATPENSSISIGDDDFDSQKSKSRSDDFDEDEPEAKRWKIEGENEGISAPGSRTVREPRVVVQTTSDIDILDDGYRWRKYGQKVVKGNPNPRSYYKCTNPGCPVRKHVERASHDLRAVITTYEGKHNHDVPAARGSGSSNNSVNRALHENNNAAMAIPLPIVNHHSNNLTNAIRHQRLPATSEGEAPFSLEMFQNPESFAFSGFGNPMGSYTNQSSTDNVFSRAKEEPRDDMFLESLLC from the exons ATGGCGTTTTCTTCTGGGAGCTTAGATACATCTGCAAATTCCCATCCTTCAAGTTTCAGTTTCTCCACACATTCCTGCATGACCAACTCCTTCTCTGACCTTCTTGCATCTGGTGCCGATGATGAATCTCTTAATACCAAGATTGAGAATCATCGGCGTGGGTTGTCAGATCGAATTGCTGAGAGAACAGGGTCAGGTGTACCTAAGTTCAAGTCTCTTCCACCTCCTTCTTTGCCCATCTCTCCTCCTGCTGTTTCTCCTTCTTCTTACTTTGCTATTCCTCCCGGTTTAAGCCCCACTGAGCTTCTGGATTCTCCAGTATTGTTGAACACTTCCAAC ATTTTGCCATCTCCAACTACTGGAACATTCCCGGCTCAAGCTGCCAAGTGGAACACAAATTCTGGTCGAAACCAGCAAAATGTCAAGCAAGAGGACCCGAACTTTTCTGATTTCTCTTTCCAGCCACCGACAAGGCCCCCCACATCCTCATCTACAATGTTTCAATCTTCAAACACCACGATTCAAACT GAACAGCAACAAGGATGGAGTTTCCAAGAATCTGTCAAGCAAGATGATTTTGCTAGTGGGAAGAGTACGCAGAGCTTCTCCCCAGAGATTGCTGCGATTCAAACAAACGCTCAAAGCAACAATGGATTCCAGTCAGATTATGGCGGTGGTCAAAAACAGCAATATCAGTCGGCTAGAGACCAGAGAAGATCAGAAGATGGTTACAATTGGAGAAAATATGGACAAAAGCAAGTTAAAGGAAGTGAAAATCCAAGAAGTTATTACAAGTGCACGTACCCCAATTGCCCAACAAAGAAGAAAGTTGAAAGGTCTTTGGATGGACAAATAACTGAGATAGTTTACAAGGGTAGCCACAACCATCCTAAACCTCAATCTACTAGGagatcatcttcttcatcatcatcagtTTCCAATCAAGCAATTATAGCTCCTAATCCTGCATCAAATGAGATGCAAGATCAATCACTTGTCATCCATGGCAGTGGACAGATGGACTCTGTTGCAACACCTGAGAATTCTTCAATATCCATAGGGGACGATGATTTTGATTCACAGAAGAGTAAATCTAGAAGCGATGACTTTGATGAAGATGAACCAGAGGCCAAAAGATG GAAAATAGAAGGTGAAAATGAAGGAATTTCAGCacctggaagcagaacagtgagaGAACCTAGAGTTGTAGTTCAAACCACAAGTGACATTGACATTCTTGATGATGGATATAGATGGAGGAAATATGGGCAGAAAGTGGTTAAGGGGAATCCAAATCCTAG GAGCTACTATAAGTGTACAAATCCAGGATGTCCTGTACGAAAGCATGTTGAGAGAGCATCTCATGATCTTAGGGCAGTGATCACAACCTATGAGGGAAAGCACAACCATGATGTTCCTGCGGCTCGCGGCAGCGGCAGCAGCAACAACTCTGTGAATAGGGCATTGCATGAGAACAACAATGCAGCAATGGCAATACCGCTACCTATTGTGAACCACCATTCTAACAACTTGACAAACGCAATTCGCCATCAAAGGTTACCAGCAACATCTGAAGGGGAAGCACCCTTTTCACTAGAGATGTTTCAGAATCCAGAGAGTTTTGCATTCTCAGGATTTGGTAATCCTATGGGGTCATACACAAATCAATCATCAACAGACAATGTTTTTTCCAGAGCCAAAGAAGAACCAAGAGATGACATGTTCCTGGAATCATTGCTATGCTGA